The following proteins are co-located in the Vigna angularis cultivar LongXiaoDou No.4 chromosome 2, ASM1680809v1, whole genome shotgun sequence genome:
- the LOC108328735 gene encoding uncharacterized protein LOC108328735, with protein sequence MCVIEGRRRVTLHEEMSASDSSRARVLAGLTLDDVLANQKRPSSTPPREPPPPKNRTLLDIIKDDESNKKDRRSWKAFKDKLRLKRAGSAWISTIHIPTSDVPIPNPNSRIFTQFGRRNSVRFPTQTTTPTQSLTQTPTPTQTPSPTQSDSDMSSHYMTHQVEDLNPATEDSGPPATAPRAIRPTFSRRGSTRFTGETADNNTAGTLRPQLSLRSSANMPTAEPYRRGRVVTFRDSFDDEDGEEDGEKPGEGRALSAREAVAAQEASEAAAQEAEAEEEQAPVMMSLMDLLEETDREMGLEGSRYILSDEEDFDEDADDDGEDGDGGGSMEHTCCICMVRHKAASIIPCGHTFCRMCSRELMVSRGNCPLCNNFILEILEIF encoded by the exons atgtgtgtgatAGAAGGTCGCCGGAGGGTAACACTACATGAAGAAATGTCAGCTTCCGATAGCAGCCGAGCCCGTGTGCTAGCCGGCTTGACCCTCGACGACGTGTTAGCGAACCAGAAGAGACCTTCCTCGACGCCGCCCAGGGAACCACCACCGCCCAAGAACCGAACCCTTCTTGACATCATCAAAGACGACGAGTCCAACAAAAAGGATCGCAG ATCTTGGAAAGCCTTCAAGGACAAGCTTAGGCTAAAGCGCGCAGGGTCTGCCTGGATATCGACAATTCATATCCCTACTTCGGATGTTCCTATTCCTAACCCGAATAGTAGAATCTTTACCCAGTTTGGTCGCCGTAACTCGGTCCGATTCCCCACTCAGACTACAACTCCGACTCAGTCTCTGACTCAGACTCCAACTCCGACTCAGACTCCATCTCCAACTCAGTCCGACTCGGACATGTCATCGCACTACATGACTCACCAGGTCGAGGACCTCAACCCCGCCACCGAAGACTCCGGTCCTCCGGCCACCGCACCCCGGGCAATCCGCCCCACGTTTAGCCGCCGCGGCTCCACCCGCTTCACCGGCGAAACCGCCGACAACAACACCGCCGGGACCCTGCGGCCGCAGCTCTCGTTGCGGAGTTCGGCCAACATGCCGACGGCGGAGCCGTACCGGCGGGGGAGGGTGGTGACCTTCCGCGACAGCTTCGACGACGAGGATGGGGAGGAGGACGGGGAGAAGCCGGGGGAGGGGAGGGCGCTGTCAGCGAGGGAGGCGGTTGCGGCGCAGGAGGCGTCGGAAGCGGCGGCGCAGGAGGCGGAGGCGGAGGAGGAGCAGGCGCCGGTGATGATGTCGCTGATGGACTTGTTAGAGGAGACTGACAGGGAAATGGGGCTTGAAGGATCAAGGTATATATTGAGTGATGAGGAGGATTTTGATGAGGATGCAGATGATGATGGTGAAGATGGAGATGGAGGGGGTTCCATGGAGCACACTTGCTGTATTTGCATGGTCAGGCATAAGGCTGCTTCTATTATACCATGTGGCCACACTTTCTGCAGGATGTGTTCAAGGGAGCTTATGGTTAGTAGAGGGAATTGTCCACTCTGCAACAATTTCATTTTGGAGattcttgaaattttttaa
- the LOC108327012 gene encoding purple acid phosphatase 15: MSSIAFSFLHFNRSFLLLLNLLAAFAYCRVPSTLEGPFHPVTVPFDRSLLGAVDLPPSDPRVRRRVQGFQPEQISLSLSTTHDSVWISWITGEFQIGFNIKPLDPKTVASVVQYGTSRFDLVHEARGESLIYNQLYPFDGLRNYTSGIIHHVRLIGLEPSTLYYYQCGDPSLQAMSDINYFRTMPISGPHSYPGKVAIVGDLGLTYNTTTTIGHLTNNEPDLLLLIGDVSYANLYLTNGTGADCYKCTFPQSPIHESYQPRWDYWGRFMQNLISKVPIMVVEGNHETEEQADNKTFVAYSSRFAFPSEESGSLSTLYYSFNAGGIHFIMLGAYINYYKNGEQYKWLERDLASVDRSITPWLIATWHPPWYSSYEVHYKEAECMRVEMENLLYSYGVDIVFNGHVHAYERSNRVYNYSLDPCGPVHIAVGDGGNREKMAIKFADEPGHCPDPLSTPDHFMGGFCATNFTFDQESEFCWDHQPDYSAFRETSFGYGILEVKNETWALWTWYRNQDSYKEVGDQIYIVRQPDICAVPRSVCGDFTTSI, translated from the exons ATGTCCTCAAttgctttttcctttcttcattTCAATCGCTCTTTTCTTCTGCTGCTCAATCTCCTAGCAGCTTTCGCTTACTGCCGCGTTCCCTCCACTCTCGAAGGTCCCTTTCATCCTGTCACCGTTCCCTTCGACCGCTCCTTGCTCGGCGCCGTCGACTTGCCGCCCTCCGATCCCCGCGTTCGCCGCCGCGTTCAGGGTTTCCAGCCCGAACAgatctctctgtctctctccaCCACCCATGACTCTGTTTGGATCTCATGGATTACAG GGGAGTTTCAAATTGGTTTCAACATCAAGCCTTTAGACCCAAAGACTGTCGCAAGTGTCGTCCAATATGGAACTTCAAGATTTGATTTAGTGCATGAAGCTAGAGGTGAATCTCTCATCTACAACCAGCTCTATCCTTTCGATGGCCTTCGGAATTACACTTCTGGAATTATCCATCACGTTCGACTCATAG GATTGGAACCAAGCACACTGTACTATTATCAATGTGGAGATCCTTCACTCCAAGCCATGAGTGATATAAACTATTTCAGGACCATGCCAATTTCTGGTCCACATAGCTACCCTGGCAAAGTAGCTATAGTAGGAGATCTTGGTCTCACTTATAATACAACTACTACCATAGGTCACCTGACTAATAATGAACCTGATCTTCTTCTATTGATTGGTGATGTATCCTATGCGAATCTGTATCTCACAAATGGAACTGGCGCGGACTGTTATAAATGCACGTTTCCACAAAGTCCTATACATGAATCATACCAGCCTCGATGGGACTATTGGGGAAG GTTTATGCAAAACCTAATTTCTAAAGTTCCAATAATGGTGGTAGAAGGAAACCATGAAACAGAAGAACAGGCCGATAACAAGACATTTGTAGCCTACAGTTCTAGGTTTGCATTCCCCTCTGAAGAAAGTGGATCTTTATCTACATTATACTACTCTTTCAATGCTGGGGGCATTCATTTTATTATGCTCGGAgcttatattaattattataaaaacg GTGAACAATACAAATGGCTGGAGAGGGATCTGGCAAGTGTTGATAGATCAATAACTCCCTGGCTTATAGCTACTTGGCATCCACCATGGTATAGTTCTTATGAAGTTCATTATAAAGAAGCAGAGTGCATGAGGGTGGAGATGGAAAACCTGTTATACTCGTATGGTGTGGATATAGTATTTAATGGACAT GTTCATGCTTATGAGAGGTCCAATCGGGTTTACAATTACAGTTTAGATCCCTGTGGTCCTGTGCATATTGCAGTTGGGGATGGGGGTAACAGAGAGAAGATGGCAATCAAATTTGCAGACGAGCCTGGTCATTGTCCTGATCCATTAAGTACTCCTGATCATTTTATGGGTGGCTTTTGTGCAACAAATTTTACATTTGACCAAGAGAGTGAGTTCTGTTGGGATCACCAGCCAGATTACAGTGCTTTCAGAGAAACTAGCTTTGGCTATGGGATTCTAGAG GTCAAAAATGAAACGTGGGCTTTGTGGACTTGGTATCGTAATCAGGACTCGTACAAGGAAGTTGGGGATCAAATTTACATAGTGAGACAACCTGATATATGTGCTGTTCCTCGGAGTGTGTGCGGAGATTTTACTACTTCGATTTAA